The nucleotide window CCGATGCCCACCGCCGTGAGGGCGAAGCGCAGCATCGAGAACCGCATGTCCTTGAGGGCGATGTTCATGGGCCTGCGCCTCCGCCGCCAGTTGCGCCCATTGGCGTCAGGGCACCTCTTCCCCGAGGTCGACCGGCTCGAAAGAGTAGCGGCCGACCGGCGACAGCACCACGTCGCCGGCCTTCAGGCCGCGCGAGACCTCGATGTTGGTGCCGCTGGTATAGCCGAGCGCCACCGGGGTCCAGGTGGCCCGGCCCGACCGCGCCAGCCAGACGCCGGCGCGCCCGTCGCGGCGGGTCACGAAGGTTTCCGGCACGCCGATGGCCATCGCCGGGGATTGCGCTTCCACCGCCACATTGGCGCGCTGCCCGATGGCCCAGCTTTCGGGGAGGGCATCAAGGGTGATGTCGATGGTGAACTCGCGGGTCTCCTGGTCCACCTGCCGCGACAGGCGCAGCACCTGCCCGGTCCACACCCGCGTGGGATCGGAGGCGAAGCGGATGCGCGCCGCCTGCCCCGGCCTGATGGAGGAGCGGGCGGATTCGTCGAAGCGCGCGGATATGATGATGGTGGATAGCTCCACCACCTGCATCAGGTTGGCGCCGGGCAACAGCAGGTCGCCGGGATTACGCTCGCGCGAGATCACCACGCCGTCGAGCGGTGAGGTGATGGTGGCATCGGCAAGGCGGGCCTCCAGCACCTTCACGTTCGCCTCCTGGGCGAGCAGCTCCGCCTTCGAGCGCTCTATGGCGGCGTCGGCGCGGGCCATCTCCGCCTGGGCCTGCAGGAAGTTGGATTCGGCGGTGGTCAGCTCGGCGGGGGAGATGACATTGGTGCGGGCGAGGGTGGTGCGCCGTTCGAACTCGATCTTGGCCCGGTCAAAGCCGGCCTTGGCGCGGGCGCGTTCACTCTCGCTCCCGGTGATGCCGAGGGCGGCGGCGCTGGCCTGCGCCTGGGCGGCGGCGAGCTGGTTCTGGAGGTCCACCGATTCCAGCCGCGCCAGCACCTCGCCCTTCTTCACCACATCGTTCTTGTCCACCTCGATGGACTTGAGGAAGCCCTGGATGCGGCTCGTCACCACCACGCGGTTGATGGCGTCGAGCAGGCCCGGCCCGTTGATTTCAAGGCTCATGGGGCGGGGCTGCACCTGGTGCCAGGCGGCGGTGCGCGGCACCACATACCAGTAGCCGAGCAGCAGTCCCGCCACCACGGCGACGGCGAGCGCGATGGTGAGGCGGCGCCAGCCGGCGGAATAGTCCGTCTCGACCAGGGCGGGGGGAAGGGGCTGCGGCTTCACCGTGTCCCCTCCGCAGGCGGAAGGCGTCCGCCCCTGCGGGCGATGGCTGCCTTGCTCACGCGGTCTCCTCCTCCGCGTCGGTATCCACGATGGAGGCCACCCCATCGGGGCCGACGCCCATGCGGTCGATCACCTCCTCAAGGAAGCCCCGGCCCTCGGACCGCGTCAAGGCGGTGAGGTCGAAGCCGATGCGGTAGGCGAGGCCGTCGGCGCTCTGGAAGGAGCGCAGGTCGATCTCGTTGATGGCATAGCGCGAGAGTTTCGCCGAGAGCGGCGCCACCTTGATGAGGCCGAGATCCAGCTCCTCCGCCTTGCCCTGCCGCTGCAGCGCGGAGGTGGTGGCCCCCCGGGCGAAGCGGTCCGGCGTCTGCATGCCGGTGTAGTAGAGCGAGAAATAGGAGCCCTTCGCTACCAGCTCGTCGTGGAGCGGGCCGTCCGCGCAGGCATATTCGAACGGCACGTAGGGCAGCGTCTGGTTGAGCTGTTCGGACAGGTGGGCCGCCAGCGTCTCCAGCTTCGGCATGGCGCGCGTCGGCGCCCTGAGCAGGGTGGTGCCGGCCACCCAGCTGATGAGGCTGGTGAGCCGCCGGTCGGTGCGCATGGCCGCCGCCACGCCGGCGATCACGTCGTCCACGCCACCCTGGGCGGCGAGGGTCTGGGTGTAGGCGGCGATCAGGAGCGCGGTCTCGGTCACGCCGGCGGCGCGGGCCCTTGTCTGCACCCGGTCCTGGCCGGCGGGGCTGAGGAAGGCGAACATCTCCGCCCCCGGCCCGCCGTGGGTGAGGTCGAGGTTGGAGGGCAGCCCCTTCGCCTTGCGGCCGAAGTTCGGCAGCTGGGGCGGGCTGTCCCCGTAGAGGTTGCGCAGATAGGCGTCGCGCTCGGCCATGAAGGCCGGGTCCAGCGCCCGCTCGAACTCGCGCACATATTGCTCGACGCCCATTTCGGCGGGCGGCAGCGGAATGCCCAGGAAGGCCTGGAACAGCTCTTCCACGAACACGCCGAGCGACCAGCCGTCGAACACCGTGTGGTAGCCGTGGGCCATGACCACATCGCCATCAGCCGCGCCGCGCAGCACTGTGATGCGATAGGGCGGGTTGGTGAACGGGTCGAACTCGTCCTCCAGCAGCGCGGCGATGCGGGCATCCACCTCGGCGGCGTCGGCGCCGGGCATGTCCTCCACCGCCATGGACGGCTCGCCGGGCGGCAGGATGAAGGCGCGCGGAACGCCGTCGTCCCCCACCACGAAGCGGGTGCGCAGGGCTTCCTGGCGCTCCTCCACCAGCATGAGCGCGCGGCGCATGCGGTCGATGTCGGCGCGCGGCGAGATGCGGAAGGCGCGGCCGATGGTCCAGGACACCCGATAGGCGTGGTTGGTCTCGCTCTTCATGAGGGCGCGCAGCAGCATGCCCTGCTTGAGGGAGACCGGAACCTCGCGCTCGCCGTTGCTCTGCACCGGCGCGGGCGGGGGCGTGGGCACCGCCGCCGGCGGGGCGGCGGGCACGACGATGGGACGGGCCTTGGCTTCCGGCGCGTGCCAGGCCGCCTCGATGACCGCTGCCGGGGTGCCGGTGAGTTCCGACACGGCGGTGGCGATGCCATCGAGCAGGGCGCGCCCGGTCTCGGCCGGGAAAGCGGCGGTGTCGAGGGCGAGCCGCAGCCTGAGGCCCGCGCCTTCCGCCACCACGTCGAGCCGCAGCTCGTTGAACGGGTCGGTGAGCACCACTAGTGGCTCGATGATGCCGAGGGCCTTGGCCCGGGCCGCACCGTCGGCGTCGATGAAGGCGAAGCCCACCTGCCGCAGCGCCGCGCCAGCGGTGTTGAGGCGGTCCGCCAGCAAGGCTTCCACCGCCGCCGTATCCAGCGCCCGGTGGCTTCGCGCTGCGGCGAGGCGCTGGCGCGCCCGCCGGATCAGCCAGTCGGCGGGGGCGTCCAGGCGATCCAGCAGCAACGGCACGCCGGTTCCCACGGGGCCGATCAGGGAGGCGGGGACTTCCCGCCGGACCGGGTCATGGCATTCCACCAGCGCCCGCTCGATGCCGAAGCCGGCAGCGAGCGCACGCCCCAGCGCGGCGACGAGGAACGCTTCCTGGTCCGGCGCGGCGAGCGCGTCGAAGCCCGGAACGCTCAGGGTGGCGTCGAAATGGCCCACTGCGCCGCGATTGAGGCCGAAGCCCGCGGGCGCCGACGCCAGGGTGCGGCCGAGGCTCGGCAGGGCTTTGGGCGGCGTGCGCAGCATTTCCTTCCAGAAGGCCATGTGCCCGGCGAGGGCCATGGAACCATCCGCCGGCCGCTCGGTCGCGGCGAAGGCGGCAAAGGGCGTGCCCGGCGCGGGCGTCGCCTCAGCCGCCGCGACGAGGGCGGCGAGCGCGAGGTGGGGGGACAGGGCATCCGCCGCCGCGCGATGGGCCCGCGCATGGAGCGTGAGGGTGCCGTCCGCCGCCTTGGAGAGGCCGAACCGCCACAGCGGTCCCGGCTGGGTGACCGGCGCAAGGCCGGAGGCGTCCGTGATCCACTCGAGGTCGGGGGCTTCGCCGGCGACGATCTCGCCGGTGGCCGTGCCGGTGAGCTTGAGGGCGTCCTCGGCCAATGAGAGGGCGGCGAGCGCTTGCGCCAGCGTCTCGAAATCGAGCGCGGGATCGACCGCGCGGGAGGCCGCGACCTCCAGCGCCGCCCGGGTGACCGGGGAGGTCATGGGCCGGCCGGAGAGGGCGATCACCGCCTCCTGCCGCACCAGCGGACGGAACACCGCGCCGGCGCCCGTGCCGCCGGCCCCGCTGCTGCCGTCGGCAAGCGCCGCGGCGGTGGCTGCCCGGGCCTTCTGGGTGGCCTCGAAGGTGGCGGCCACCACGCCGGACAGGCCGGTGACGGTGGGGGTCTGGAGGAACTTGGCCACCGGGATGTTCACATCCACATGGGCCTCGATGCGGTTCTTCAGCTCGAACGAGGACAGGGAGTCGAGGCCGAGCTCGGACAGGCGGCGGTCGGAGGGGATGTCGTTGGGCGACACCTTCAGCACCTTGGCCACCTCGCCCCGGATGAGGTCGGCCAGAAGGCCGTCCCACGCCTCGCGCGGGGCGGCGAGCAACTCGGCCTGGATGCGCGAGCGCCCGCCGGTGCGCTGGGCGAGCAGCGGCTTCACGCGCGCTGTTCCGGCGGTGCGCGCCAAAGCCCGCGAGATGGCAGCCCAGTCGGCGCGGGCGAAGCCGAGATTCTCGTCCTCGGCGCGCAGCAGCGTGCCGAGGGAGGCGGCGGCCTCCGTGTCCGGCACCGGCTTCATGCCGATGCTTTCCAGGTAATTGCCCAGCGCCTCGGAGCGGGCGACGAAGCCCGAGCCGGCGATGGAGCCCCAGGCCGCCGCCGAGCCGGCAAGGCCCCGGCTCTTGCGGAACGAGCCCATGCCGTTGAGCACCGAATTGGCCGCCGTGTAATTGGCCTGTCCGGGGCTGCCGATGACCTGCGCCAGCGAGGAGAAGCTGACGAAGAAGTCGAGGTCCGCCCCGTGCCGGGTCACCGCCCGGTGCAGGCTCCAGGCGCCGCCCGCCTTGGGGCGGATGACGCGGGAGATCTGGCCTTCGTCGAGCTGGCTGACGAAGCCGTCCTGGATCACCGCCGCGCCGTGGACGATGCCCTTGAGCGGCTTGTCGGACTTCGCATGGGCGGCGACCAGCGCGTCCACGGCCTCGGCGTCGGTCACGTCGAGGGCGATGGGAACCACCTCGGTCCCTCGTGCCGCGATGGCGGCAAGGACCGGCTCGGAGTCCGCGTCGGGGGTGCCGTTGCGGCCGCACAGCAGCAGCCGCCCGGCGCCCTGCCGGCTGAGGAAGTCCGCCACCGCCACGCCGAAGCCGCGCAGGCCGCCGGTGACGAGATAGCTCGCCTCGCCCGAGAAGCGCATGGGCTGGTTGAGGTCGACTTCCACCTCGATGGCGGGCTCGTCGAAGGTGAGCACCACCTTGCCCAGATGCTGCGCCTTGGAGAACAGGCGCATGGCCTCCGCCGCCCGCGATACCGGGAAGCGGGTGGCCACCAGCGGCCGGTAGAGGCCCTGCGCCACCTTGGCCTCCACCGCCCGCAGCAGGGACGACAGGCGCGCGGGGCGCTCGTCGGCGATGGTGGAGAGGTCGATGACCGAATAGGAGTTGTTGTAATAGAGGGACTTGAGCCCGATGGGCTTGTCCTGGGCGAGGTCGCGCTTGCCGATCTCCACGAAGCGGCCGAAGGGCGCAAGGCACTCCAGCCCCTTGTCGATGCCGGCGCCCGACAGGGCGTTCAGCACCACGTCAACGCCGCGCCCGCCGGTGGCGGCCCGCACGGCCTCGGAGAATTCGAGGCTGCGCGAGTTCATCACGTGCTCGATGCCGAGCTGGCGCAGGAAGTTGCGCTTGGTGTCGGAGCCGGCGGAGGCCAGGATCTCGGCGCCGATGTCCCGCGCCACCTGGATGGCGGCAAGGCCCACGCCGCCGGTGGCCAGATGCACCAGCACCTTCTCGTCGGGTTCGAGGCGGCCGATGTCCACCAGCGAATAATGGGCGGTCATGAAGGCGGCGGGCAGGGTGGCCGCGTCTTCCAGAGCCACGTCATCGGGCACATGCATGAGGAAGCGGGCGTCGGCGGCGGCGAACCGGCGCAGGAAGCCCTTGCCCATGCCCATCACCCGGTCGCCGACCTTGAAGCCGGTGATGCCTTCGCCGGTGGAGCGCACCGTGCCGGCGAATTCCAGGCCGAGATTGCGCCACCAGGCGCCCTCGCCCTCCGCCTCGTCGGGCAGGATGCCCGTGGCGGCCATGATGTCGCGGAAGTTGAGGCCCACGGCGGCCACTTCCACCACCACCTCGCCCGCCTTGGGCGTGGGGTAGGGGCACTCGCGCACCACCACATTGTCGATGAGGCCGGGGCTGGTCATCGTCACGGTGAAATTGGCGGGGTCGGAGCCCTTGGCGATGGTGCGCCGGCGCGGCGCGAGGCCGTTGAGCGGGCCCTGCCGCAGGCGCGGCACGGTGCGTTCGGTGCCGCGCAGGATGATTTCCGCCTCGTCGCTCTCCTCCAGCACCGCCTGGGCGAGAGCCATGCCCTCGCTGAAGGCGGCGGCGTCCGCGTCCACATGGCGGATGGCGAATTCCGGGCATTCGTTGGCGAGGGTCCGCGACAGGCCGAGCAGTGCGGAATCGGCGAGGCCTTCCGTCGTCATGGGTCCGTCGCCGGGGATCAGGCGGCTGGCGCGGCCGATCACCACCAGGGCCGGCCGGCTCGGGGCTGTGCGCAGGCGGTCCAGCACCTGGCCCACCGTGACGAGGCCGAAGGAGGCCGCTTCCACCGCATCGACCAGACGCGCGGTGGACAATTCCGCCTCCGGCCCCAGCTCGGCCCCCGCCGTCGCCGCATAGACGATGCCGGTGAGACCCTCGGGCGCGGCGAGCCGCTGTTCGATCAGGCGGGTGGCGTCCTCCGCCTTCATGGCGGTGAAGAGGTCCGGCGCCAGGGTTTCCACCGCCGCGCCCGATGCCACGAGGGCGGAGGCCAGCGGCTCGGTGGTGGCCGGATCACCCGACAGCACCAGCCAGCGGCCGAGCCGCACCGGGGTGTCGGCCTTGGGCGCCACGGTCTCGAAGGTCTCCTCGATCACCACGGTGCCGCCGTCATTGGCGTTCGTCTTCAGGGCGCCGAGGGTTTTGACCTTGAGGTTCTCCACCGCCAGCAGCGGCGTGCCGTCCAGCCCATAGACGCGGTAGATCCCGGTGTCGTCGACGGGATCGGTGAAGAATTCGCAGATGACTTCCGGCGGCAGGGGGCCGGCCACCATGACCTTGCGGATGCCCACCGGCAGCATCAGCTTGTACTTGCCGGCGACGCTCTCCTCGTCGGGCAGCGGTTCGCCGGGGATCCACAGGCCGAGGTCCACGTCCTCCAGCACGAGGCCGGACTGGAGCACGCTGTCGAACAGGCCGGGGAAGGCGATGAAGCCGTCGCGCTTGGCCGCATCGGCGCTGGAGATGCGCGCCACCGCATGGCGCGGCCCGGCGAGCCACAGGGCGTCCACCGCCTGGAAGGTCGGGCCGTAGTCGAGGCCGTGGCGGGCAGTGAGGCGGTAGAAGTCCTCGCGCTCGATGGCCGGCCGGGTCTCAAGGATGGCCGGGTCGAAGCTGGCGGGGGGCACGGCGAAGGCATGCTGCCAGCCATAGGCCTCCACGCGCAGCCGCCAGTCCTCCTCGGTGTCGCGCTTCATGGAAGAGATGCGCAGCCGGCTGGTGGTGGGATCATAAGTGGTGCGTAGCAGCACCACGTCGTCGCCGCCGATGGACAGGGCCTCGTAGATGCGGAAGTCGCGCAGCTCCACCGGGGCCTCGCCGAACAGCGCGCGCAGGGCGCCCGCCATCATCTCCACATAGCCGACGGTGGGGAACAGGCAGTCCCCGCCGGGGCGGTGGTCGGCGAGATATTTGGCGCTCTTGAGGGTGATCTCGTTGGTCCAGGCCGGGTCCGGCCCGATCTCGCGCCAGCCGAGCAGCGGGTGGCGGTCGCCGTCGAACAGGAATTGGCGCGCTTCCAGCGGCAGTTGCACCAGCCGCTCGTTGACCCAGGGCCGACGCGGCAGGGGCAGGTGCTCTTCCGCACCGGTGTCGCTCTCGCTCCAGTCGAAGGACACGCCGTTCACATAGAGGCTGGCCAGCGAGCGGGCCATCACGAGGCGGTCGTCGCCCTGCCGCTCCAGCGAGGACACGGCCACCACGGAGGCGTTGCGCTCCTGGGCGATGCCGTGGATCAGCGGCGTGACGGTGCGGTGCGGACCCAGTTCCAGGAACGCGTCGATGCCCAGGTCCAGGCAGAAGTCGATGGCCTTCTTGTAGCTCACGGCCTGGCGCAGGTTCTGCCACCAGTATTCGCTGTCGAAGCAGGTCTCCAGCATGCCGGTGACGGTGGAGACGATGGGGAAGGACGGCGGCTTCCAGGAAATCTCGCCGAGGCCTTCGCGGAACTTCGCCTCGCAATCGTCGAGGTGGGGCGAGTGCCAGCCGAAATCCATGGTGAGGCGGCGGGCGGTGACATCCGGATAAAGCCGCTTCACCTCCTCCAGCAGCGCCACCACGGGCGCTTCCATGCCGGAGATGGTCTGGGCGGTGGGGCCGTTGAAGGCGGCGACCACCACGCTCCCGTCGTTGGGCAGCAGCGGGGCGAGCTGGTCGTAGGTGACGCCCAGCGTCGCCATGGCGCCGCGCCGGGTGCTGCCGTGGGGGATGAGGCCGCGGTGATAGATGATCTTGGCGCAGGTATCGAGATCGATGCAGCCGGCGATGTGGGTTGCTGCCACCTCGCCGAAGCTGTGGCCCACCAGCAGTTCCGGCGTGAGCCCGCGCTCCCGCCACATGCGGTAGAGGCCCACCTGGTTGGAGAAGATGGCGGCTTGGGTCACGTCCGCGTCGTTGATGCGGGTGGTGGCCTCGTCGCGGGTGATCTCCTCGATCACGGACCAGCCGGTATAAGGCTTCAGCACCTCGTCGAAGGTCTCGACGAAGGCGCGGTAGGTCTTGTCCTCGGTGAGCAGCTTGCGGGCCATGGCCCACCACTGGCCGCCCTGGCCCGAGAAGGTGAAGGCGAGCCGCCGGGGCTTGGCGCGGCCGGTGATGATATAGGGCGCGATGGCCTCGTTGGCCGGCGCGTCGGCGCCCAGCGCGAGGGTGCGCAGCTTCAGCGGCAGATCCTGCGCCTGCGGATCGGCGAGGATCGCCGCCCGCTCGGTCAGGTGGTCGCGGCTGGTCTTGAGGGCGTTCGCCAGGGTCTCGTAGGGAACGTCGGCGAGGGCGCCGCCTTCATCCACCGCGTCGGCGAGTTCTTCCGCCCACAGGCCAAGGGCGGCCTTGCCGTTGGCCGAGAGCGGAATGAACACCGGGCCTTCGGCGGGCGCCGGCCGGGCGCGCAGGTCGGCACGAAGATCGGTGCGGGGCCGCTTGCCGCCGTGGAAGCTTTCCACCGCCACCGAGGCATTGGTGCCACCGAAGCCGAAGGAATTCACCACCGCGAGCCGCACGTCGTGCTCGCTCGAATAGGGGGTGGGCTCCACCGGGACCGACAGGCCCAGCGCGTCGAACGGGATGGTCGGGTTGGGGGTCTCGAAATTGAGGTTGGGCGGCACGATGCCGTGATGGGTGGACAGCACGATCTTGATCAGCCCGGCGACGCCGGAGGCGGATTCCAGATGGCCGAGATTGGGCTTGAACGAGCCCACCAGCACCGGACGATCCACCCGGCCGGCGCCGAACACGCGACCGATGGCGCTCGCCTCGATGGGGTCGCCCACCGGGGTGCCGGTGCCGTGGGCCTCCACGTAGCCCACGTCCTCCGGGTCGATGTTGGCATGGCCCACCAGGCTTTCCAGCATTGCGGTCTGGGCCACGTCGCTGGGGGCGGTGAGGGTGGGGGTGCGGCCGTCCTGGTTCACCGCCGAGCCGCGGATCACCGCATAGATGCGGTCGCCGTCGGCGACGGCGCGGGCCAGCGGCTTCAGCACCACGATGCCGCAGCCCTCGCCACGGACGAAGCCGTCGGCGCGGGCGTCGAACGTGTAGATCCTGCCGGTGGCCGACAGCATGTTGGCGCTGGCGAAGGCCACGAACGGGCCGGGGTCCAGCATCAGGTTGACGCCGCCGGCGAGCGCCACGTCGCAGGTGCCCATGGCGAGGTGGCGCATGGCCTGGTCCACCGCCACCAGCGCCGAGGAACAGGCGGTGTCGAGCGCGATGCTCGGCCCCTTCAGGTCGAGCCGGTGGGAGATGCGGTTGGCCGCGATGGAATAGGCCGAACCTGTGCCGGCAAAGATGTCGGTGGCGACGCGCCGGTAGCGCTGGCTGTAGCTGAAGTCCGAGGTGGAGATGCCGACGAAGACACCGGCGCGCTGGCGCTGCAGGGTGCGCAGCGGCACGCCCGAATCCTCGATGGATTCATAGGCCACCTGCAGCAGCAGGCGCTGCTGAGGATCCATGGACATGACCTCGCGCGGGGCCATGTCGAAGAAGGCGGGATCGAAGTTGAAGACATCGCCGGAGAGGAAGCCGCCCCACTTGGAATAGGAGCGCCCGGCGCTCTCGGGGTCGGGATCATAATAGTTGCGGACGTTCCAGCGATCCGCCGGTATTTCGCGAATACCGCATCGTTTGCCCAGCAGGAAGGACCAGTAACCTTCCGCGCTCGTGATGCCACCTGGGAAACGACAGCCGATTCCGATGACCGCAACAGCTTCGGGTTCTTGACCAAGGCCGTTTCCGACCACCCGCGCCTGACCATCGAGAAGATCTAAGCTATCCATGGGAAGCGCCCTCTTCCGCAGAATTGCCGCAACGCAACCTATTCAAATCCGCGCGGGGCTGTCACGTTTTTTCTTTTGCGTTTCCCGAAAATCCAAGTAGACGCCCATAGGTTAAGTAGGTTGAGGCACCATACTACCGAGTTTTGCTTGCGTTTTTTCAGAATTTCCGCCACACTCCGTTAGGGCCGGGACGCCTTCTGCGCGCCGCCCTTATGATGCATTGCAACTTGGAGTAGGCCGGCTGCTGCTGGCTTCATGCTGCTGGCTGAAAGGCTGGTTCTGGCGCGCAAGAAAAAGCCGGATCCGATGGGATCCGGCTCCGGACATGAGACAGAGACGCGCGATCCGACGCTACGTGCCTAGCGGCCGTCTTCTTCCGCGGCGAGCAGGATCAGATCGCTCAGGGAGAAGCGCGTGAAGTCCGGCAGGCTGCCTTGTGAGAGGATCGACGCGTCCGAATGGAGAGCGAGGGTCCACAGGGCCTCGGCCACGATCCGGCTGCCCACCGGGCCGAGATGCCGGCCGGCCGGTCCTTCGGGGTTGCCGGCCTCCGCCAGGATGTAGAACCACAAGGGCGTCGCCTCGCAGAACGGCAGGGCCGCGACGCGCTGGTGGTCCGGCAGGGCCGCGAGCAGGGTGTCGTCCTTCAGCGGCTTGAGGCCCAGGTGCCGCGCCAGCGCCTGGCCGGTCGGCAGGCCGAGACGGAAGCCGCGCAGCAGGTGGTGGGTGGCGACGGCCTGCGCACTCTCCGGCGCGCCGGAGATGACAGTGTCGAGCCGCCGCGCCCGCTGCGGCGCCTCGGCGGCGAACGGCAGGAAGCCCTCCCAGGAGATCACATGGTGTTCGGGCAGGGTCTCAGGCCGGTCCCGGCCACCGCCCAGCACGTTGCGCGTCACGAGCGCGCTGTGCTCCACGTTGCGGAAATTGAGGTTGTAGTCGTAGCTCGCGCGCCGCATGGAGGGGGCCAGCACCAGAGCTGCGGCGGACAATTCCACCGGCATGAACAGGCCGGCGGGGCGCTCCACCCGCCACAGGCGCGGGCCCTGGGCCATCACGTTTTCGAGAACGTCCGGTGCGCAGAGCTTGGGCAGCAGGTCGAACAGCACCATCCACTGGAAGCGGCGACGCAGCGCGCGCCGCGCCGCCTCGAATGACAGGCCGGAGCCGATGAGGGCGTTGTGGGCCTTGAGAAAGGCCACGTGCAGCTGGCCCAGGATGAGGTGCTCGTCGTTGCGGGCATCGCTCATGCGTGGGGCGCGGTCGCGGCCGGGCTCGGAACTGCGCGGATGGCGGGGCAGGTCGTTGGCCGTGCCGGTGCGCGGCGGGCGGCTATGGGGGCAGCCGTTCGGCTTGGGCGATACGGTGCCGACCAGCATGCGCCGCACCGCCTGCGGGTCACGCGGGGCATCATAGATGCTGTCGAGGTCGAGCCCGCCCGAGCGCCGGTTGAGCAGGCCGGCGAGGGAAGGCAGCGGCGCGAAGGCGTCCGGGCCGAGGCCCGGCGCGTCCGGCGTCCGCCGCTCCCAGACCAGATCGTTGCGCAGGAACTCGACCAGATAGGTATAGGCGGCGGGCAGGTCGCCATCGCCGGCCGACCGGACGCGCGGCGGCGGCGGGCTGTCCTGAAGCGTGTCCTGAACCGTGTCCTGGAGCTTATCCTGCGGCTCGGCCATGGCCGCGGCGAGGCGCGCCAGGTCCTTCAGGGTGCGCGGCTCCGGCGTCAGGCGATGGGCCGGCCCGCACAGGGCGGGAAACATGAAGCCGAAGCCGTGATCAGCGGGGCGGGCGCCCGATTCCAGCGCCAGGGCGCGCACGCGCTCGCCGATCGCCTCGTGGCGCGCCGGGCGCGGATCCTGTCCCCCCGCACACATTTCCATGGACCTTCCAAATGTCATTCGGTTCTTCACGCTGTTCTTGTTGCCCTTGCCCTTCCCGCTTAGGGCAGCATGAAGCCGCAAGGGGCAGCATCCCGCGAATGGGGGATGACCCACCCATCGGCCGTCTTGCAGCCTGAGACGGTTGTGCAATGCTGCGATCAAGGAGCGTGACCGCTCCGGCGACTGCGGCATCGGGTGGCGTCTTGGATGCCACCGTTCGCCCTCTTCCCTGCCGGTCGGCAGGATCGAGGGTGCCAGCGCGCCACGGCTCTCGCGGGGATGAGCCACGGCGGTCCATCGGATCTGAGCGTGTCGTCCCACCGGCCCGGCCGGCCGCGGCGATGCGCGGAAATGGGACGGACATGGGCGATCTCGATCAATATTCCCGCCTCATCGGCGACGTGTACGAACTCAGCGGCGACCCCCAGCAGTGGGGCATCCTTCTGGAGGGCGTGACACGCTTCGTGGATGGCCGCGTCGGCCAGCTGGCGGTGTTCAGCCTCAAGCAGCAGCGCAAGCCCACCTGGCGCGTGTGGGGCCACGACCCGCAGGACTACAAGACCTTCCTCTACCGCCACGCGACGGAAGACCCCCGCCTGTCGTACATCCTCTCCAATCCCGGCCGCATCATCTGCGGCGAGGACGGGGTGGACCCGGACCAGTTCCGCGCCTCCGCCATGTTCCGCGAGGTGGTGGAGCCCATGGATCTCGAGCATTCGCTCGTCTCCTACTTCGCGCAGGAGGCGGACGTGATGGCCACCGTGTGCGCCATGCGCGGGCGGGGGCAGGGGGCGTTCGGCGCCCCCGAGAAGCAGAAGCTGGGCCTGGTGGTGCCGCATCTGCGCCGGGCCTTTGAGCTCTATGCCTTGCTCGACGAGGCGAAGGCCAAGGTGGGCGACATCGCCGCCGCCCTCGATATCGTCGATGCCGGCATCTTCCTGGTGGATGCCGACATGCGCGTCGCCCACGTCAACGTGGCGGGCGACGCCATGGTGAAGGAGGGCGACATCGCCCTGCGCGGCGGCAAGCTCGCCTTCCGCGACGACCGCGCCTCGCGGCAGGTGGCGGCGGCGGTGGCGCTGGCGCTGGCCGCGGCCCGGGGCGAGGCCAGCCTCACCCATGCCGAGCACATGGAGGTGCCGCGCCCCAATTCCG belongs to Xanthobacter autotrophicus Py2 and includes:
- a CDS encoding efflux transporter, RND family, MFP subunit (TIGRFAM: efflux transporter, RND family, MFP subunit~PFAM: secretion protein HlyD family protein~KEGG: rle:RL3602 putative efflux RND transporter protein), with the protein product MKPQPLPPALVETDYSAGWRRLTIALAVAVVAGLLLGYWYVVPRTAAWHQVQPRPMSLEINGPGLLDAINRVVVTSRIQGFLKSIEVDKNDVVKKGEVLARLESVDLQNQLAAAQAQASAAALGITGSESERARAKAGFDRAKIEFERRTTLARTNVISPAELTTAESNFLQAQAEMARADAAIERSKAELLAQEANVKVLEARLADATITSPLDGVVISRERNPGDLLLPGANLMQVVELSTIIISARFDESARSSIRPGQAARIRFASDPTRVWTGQVLRLSRQVDQETREFTIDITLDALPESWAIGQRANVAVEAQSPAMAIGVPETFVTRRDGRAGVWLARSGRATWTPVALGYTSGTNIEVSRGLKAGDVVLSPVGRYSFEPVDLGEEVP